The Streptomyces spororaveus genome includes a region encoding these proteins:
- a CDS encoding M4 family metallopeptidase yields the protein MRSTPQRRATAAGALVAAAALLAVGIQTGTATADATASQAPTASQPNPGAANRALSASERATLLAEANSTTAQAAKALGLGSGEKLVVRDVVQDADGTTHTTYERTYDGLPVLGGDLTVHAKGGVTKSVTKATNHEIKVADTSAAVTPAAAESQAVSAANAGGSKEAKASKGARKVIWAAEGAPVLAFETVVGGLQHDGTPNELHVVTNAKTGAKITEWQAIETGTGNTMYSGQVTLGTTQSGSTWNLTDAARGGHKTYNLNRGTGSGTGTLFSGPDDIWGNNQASNLETAGADAHYGAAATWDYYKNVHGRNGLRNDGVAPYSRVHYGNAYVNAFWSDSCFCMTYGDGEGNNKPLTSTDVAAHEMTHGLTSVTGNMTYSGEPGGLNEATSDIMAAAVEFYANNPQDVGDYLVGEKIDINGDGTPLRYMDKPSKDGASKDSWYSGLGGIDVHYSSGPANHWYYLASEGSGAKVINGVSYNSPTADGLPVTAIGRDAASKIWFRALTVGYFKSTTNYADARVQTLKAAADLYGQGSTVYNNVANAWAGIAVGSRISNGVSVTPIANQNTVTGSAVSLQVQATSTNPGALSYAATGLPAGLSINSSNGLISGTATTAGTSNVTVTVTDSQNQTGTAAFTWTVGTTQPNVFENTTDYQIADNATVESPINVTRTGNAPSALKVDVNIVHTYVGDLVVDLVAPDGSVYNLRNRTGGSADNIVQQFTVNASSEVANGTWKLRVRDAASLDTGYINSWKLTF from the coding sequence TTGAGGTCCACCCCCCAGAGGCGTGCCACCGCGGCCGGCGCGCTCGTTGCCGCGGCTGCTCTGCTCGCCGTAGGCATACAGACCGGCACCGCTACCGCCGACGCCACCGCGTCACAGGCACCCACGGCCTCCCAGCCCAACCCGGGCGCGGCCAACCGCGCACTGAGCGCGTCGGAGCGTGCGACGCTCCTGGCCGAGGCCAACTCGACCACCGCGCAGGCCGCCAAGGCCCTCGGCCTCGGCAGCGGCGAGAAGCTCGTGGTCCGCGACGTCGTCCAGGACGCGGACGGCACCACGCACACCACCTACGAGCGCACCTACGACGGCCTCCCGGTCCTCGGTGGTGACCTCACCGTCCACGCCAAGGGCGGCGTCACCAAGAGCGTGACCAAGGCGACCAACCACGAGATCAAGGTCGCGGACACCAGCGCCGCCGTCACCCCGGCGGCCGCCGAGAGCCAGGCCGTCTCCGCCGCGAACGCCGGGGGCTCCAAGGAGGCCAAGGCCTCCAAGGGCGCCCGCAAGGTGATCTGGGCGGCCGAAGGCGCTCCGGTCCTCGCGTTCGAGACCGTCGTCGGCGGCCTCCAGCACGACGGCACGCCGAACGAGCTCCACGTGGTGACCAACGCCAAGACCGGCGCCAAGATCACCGAGTGGCAGGCCATCGAGACCGGCACCGGCAACACGATGTACAGCGGCCAGGTGACCCTCGGGACCACCCAGTCGGGCTCCACCTGGAACCTGACCGACGCCGCGCGCGGTGGCCACAAGACCTACAACCTCAACCGCGGCACCGGATCCGGCACCGGCACGCTGTTCTCCGGCCCGGACGACATCTGGGGCAACAACCAGGCGTCCAACCTGGAGACGGCCGGCGCGGACGCGCACTACGGCGCCGCCGCCACGTGGGACTACTACAAGAACGTGCACGGCCGCAACGGCCTGCGCAACGACGGCGTGGCCCCGTACAGCCGGGTCCACTACGGCAACGCCTACGTCAACGCCTTCTGGAGCGACTCCTGCTTCTGCATGACGTACGGCGACGGTGAGGGCAACAACAAGCCCCTCACCTCCACCGACGTGGCCGCGCACGAGATGACCCACGGTCTGACCTCGGTCACCGGCAACATGACCTACAGCGGTGAGCCCGGCGGTCTGAACGAGGCGACCTCGGACATCATGGCCGCGGCCGTCGAGTTCTACGCCAACAACCCGCAGGACGTCGGCGACTACCTGGTCGGCGAGAAGATCGACATCAACGGCGACGGCACCCCGCTGCGCTACATGGACAAGCCGAGCAAGGACGGCGCGTCCAAGGACAGCTGGTACTCGGGCCTCGGCGGCATCGACGTCCACTACTCCTCGGGCCCGGCCAACCACTGGTACTACCTGGCCTCCGAGGGCTCGGGCGCCAAGGTCATCAACGGCGTGAGCTACAACTCGCCGACCGCGGACGGCCTGCCCGTCACCGCGATCGGCCGTGACGCCGCCTCGAAGATCTGGTTCCGTGCGCTGACGGTGGGCTACTTCAAGTCGACGACCAACTACGCCGACGCCCGCGTCCAGACCCTGAAGGCCGCGGCCGACCTCTACGGCCAGGGCTCGACGGTCTACAACAACGTCGCCAACGCGTGGGCCGGCATCGCCGTCGGATCCCGCATCTCCAACGGCGTCTCGGTCACCCCGATCGCCAACCAGAACACCGTCACGGGCAGTGCGGTCAGCCTGCAGGTCCAGGCCACCAGCACGAACCCGGGTGCGCTGAGCTACGCGGCGACCGGCCTGCCGGCCGGGCTGTCGATCAACTCCTCCAACGGCCTGATCTCGGGCACCGCCACCACCGCGGGCACGTCCAACGTGACCGTCACGGTGACCGACTCGCAGAACCAGACCGGTACCGCGGCGTTCACCTGGACGGTCGGCACCACGCAGCCGAACGTCTTCGAGAACACCACGGACTACCAGATCGCGGACAACGCGACCGTCGAGTCCCCGATCAACGTGACGCGCACGGGCAACGCCCCGAGCGCCCTCAAGGTGGACGTGAACATCGTCCACACCTACGTCGGTGACCTCGTGGTCGACCTGGTCGCCCCCGACGGCAGCGTCTACAACCTGCGCAACCGCACCGGCGGCAGCGCGGACAACATCGTCCAGCAGTTCACCGTGAACGCCTCCTCCGAGGTCGCGAACGGCACCTGGAAGCTCCGCGTCAGGGACGCCGCCAGCCTGGACACCGGTTACATCAACAGCTGGAAGCTCACCTTCTGA
- the glgP gene encoding alpha-glucan family phosphorylase, with protein MKAIRRFTVRPVLPEPLLPLTDLARNLRWSWHSETRELFQSVDPEGWQAAGGDPVRLLGAVSAARLAELAADRRFLRRLAVAAADLDDYVNGGRWYQSQENGAELPAAIAYFSPEFGITAALPQYSGGLGILAGDHLKAASDLGVPLIGVGLLYRHGYFRQSLSRDGWQQEHYPVLDPNELPLGLLRQDDGTPARVSLTLPGGRALHAHIWQARVGRVPLLLLDSDVEDNDAPAREVTDRLYGGGSDHRLLQEMLLGIGGVRAVRAYCHITGHPDPEVFHTNEGHAGFLGLERIRELEREQGLGFDGAVEAVRAGTVFTTHTPVPAGIDRFERALVARHFGEGGELAGVPVERILELGAETYPGGDPGVFNMAVMGLRLAQRANGVSTLHGAVSREMFAGLWPGFDPADVPITSVTNGVHAPTWVAPEVVRLGARQIGAGRTEDALSVGGSPRWDAVAEIPDQDVWDLRRVLREQLVQEVRDRLRASWRQRGAAAAELGWVDSVLDPDVLTIGFARRVPSYKRLTLMLRDPERLRRLLLDPERPVQIVVAGKAHPADDGGKRLVQELVRFADDPRVRHRIVFLPDYGMAMAQKLYPGCDVWLNNPLRPLEACGTSGMKAALNGCLNLSVLDGWWDEWFEPDFGWAIPTADGLGADEDRRDHLEASALYELIENRVAPRFYDRAGRTGLPVRWIEMVRRTLVSLGPKVLAGRMVREYVERLYAPAALAHRALDTGAARDLAWWKGRVRAAWPRVSVEHVETLAAAPVNGTAELGATLTLRVQVALDALTPEDVEVQAFGGRVDPQDVIRDGRSFPLKAAAGPDLEGRWVYEGPLALDRTGPFGYTVRILPAHPLLATPAELGLVAAPVETDAGGGVLLR; from the coding sequence GTGAAGGCTATCCGTCGATTCACCGTGCGCCCCGTCCTCCCGGAACCCCTGCTGCCGCTCACCGACCTCGCGCGCAATCTGCGCTGGTCGTGGCATTCCGAGACCCGTGAACTCTTCCAATCCGTCGACCCCGAGGGCTGGCAGGCCGCCGGCGGCGATCCCGTCCGGCTGCTCGGCGCCGTCTCCGCGGCCCGGCTCGCCGAACTGGCCGCGGACCGCCGGTTCCTGCGCCGGCTCGCCGTCGCCGCCGCCGACCTCGATGACTACGTCAACGGCGGGAGGTGGTACCAGAGCCAGGAGAACGGCGCGGAACTGCCCGCCGCCATCGCCTATTTCTCGCCCGAATTCGGCATCACCGCCGCCCTGCCGCAGTACTCCGGCGGCCTCGGCATCCTCGCCGGGGACCACCTGAAGGCCGCCAGCGACCTCGGCGTCCCGCTCATCGGGGTGGGCCTGCTCTACCGCCACGGCTACTTCCGCCAGTCGCTCTCGCGCGACGGCTGGCAGCAGGAGCACTATCCCGTCCTCGACCCCAACGAACTCCCGCTCGGCCTGCTCCGCCAGGACGACGGGACCCCCGCCCGCGTCTCACTGACCCTGCCCGGCGGCCGCGCCCTGCACGCCCACATCTGGCAGGCCCGGGTCGGCCGGGTGCCGCTGCTGCTCCTGGACTCCGACGTCGAGGACAACGACGCCCCGGCCCGGGAGGTGACCGACCGGCTCTACGGCGGCGGCAGCGACCACCGGCTGCTCCAGGAGATGCTGCTCGGCATCGGCGGCGTGCGCGCGGTGCGCGCGTACTGCCACATCACCGGCCACCCCGATCCCGAGGTCTTCCACACCAACGAGGGCCACGCCGGGTTCCTCGGACTCGAACGCATAAGGGAACTGGAGCGGGAGCAGGGCCTCGGCTTCGACGGCGCCGTCGAGGCGGTGCGCGCCGGAACCGTGTTCACCACGCACACCCCCGTCCCGGCCGGAATCGACCGCTTCGAGCGGGCCCTGGTCGCCCGGCACTTCGGGGAGGGCGGCGAACTGGCCGGCGTTCCGGTCGAGCGGATCCTGGAACTGGGCGCCGAGACCTACCCCGGCGGCGACCCCGGCGTGTTCAACATGGCCGTCATGGGTCTGCGCCTGGCCCAGCGGGCCAACGGGGTGTCCACCCTGCACGGCGCGGTCAGCCGGGAGATGTTCGCCGGGCTGTGGCCGGGCTTCGACCCGGCCGACGTGCCCATCACCTCCGTGACCAACGGGGTCCACGCCCCGACCTGGGTGGCCCCCGAGGTGGTCCGGCTCGGCGCCCGCCAGATCGGCGCCGGGCGGACCGAGGACGCCCTGTCGGTCGGCGGCTCCCCGCGCTGGGACGCGGTCGCCGAGATCCCGGACCAGGACGTGTGGGACCTGCGGCGGGTGCTCCGCGAGCAGCTGGTGCAGGAGGTACGCGACCGGCTGCGGGCCTCGTGGCGCCAGCGCGGGGCGGCGGCGGCCGAACTGGGCTGGGTGGACTCCGTGCTCGACCCCGACGTGCTGACCATCGGCTTCGCCCGGCGCGTGCCCTCGTACAAGAGGCTGACGCTGATGCTGCGCGACCCGGAACGGCTGCGCAGGCTGCTGCTGGACCCGGAGCGGCCGGTGCAGATCGTGGTGGCGGGCAAGGCGCATCCGGCCGACGACGGCGGGAAGCGGCTCGTGCAGGAGCTGGTGCGGTTCGCGGACGACCCGCGGGTGCGGCACCGGATCGTCTTCCTGCCCGACTACGGCATGGCCATGGCGCAGAAGCTCTACCCGGGCTGCGACGTCTGGCTGAACAATCCGCTGCGTCCGCTGGAGGCGTGCGGCACGAGCGGGATGAAGGCCGCCCTGAACGGCTGTCTCAACCTGTCCGTGCTGGACGGCTGGTGGGACGAATGGTTCGAGCCGGACTTCGGCTGGGCCATCCCGACCGCCGACGGGCTCGGAGCGGACGAGGACCGGCGCGACCACCTGGAGGCGAGCGCCCTCTACGAGCTGATCGAGAACCGGGTCGCGCCCCGGTTCTACGACCGGGCCGGGCGCACCGGACTCCCGGTGCGGTGGATCGAGATGGTCCGGCGCACGCTCGTCTCGCTGGGGCCGAAGGTGCTCGCCGGGCGGATGGTCCGGGAGTACGTGGAGCGGCTGTACGCCCCGGCCGCGCTCGCCCACCGCGCCCTGGACACCGGGGCGGCGCGTGACCTCGCCTGGTGGAAGGGAAGGGTCCGGGCGGCCTGGCCGCGGGTCTCCGTCGAGCACGTGGAGACGCTGGCCGCGGCACCGGTCAACGGCACGGCCGAACTGGGCGCCACCCTCACCCTGCGCGTGCAGGTGGCGCTGGACGCGCTCACCCCCGAGGACGTGGAGGTACAGGCCTTCGGCGGCCGGGTGGACCCGCAGGACGTGATCCGGGACGGACGGAGCTTCCCGCTCAAGGCCGCCGCGGGGCCCGACCTGGAGGGCCGCTGGGTGTACGAGGGCCCGCTCGCCCTCGACCGTACGGGGCCCTTCGGCTACACGGTGCGCATCCTGCCCGCGCACCCGCTGCTGGCCACCCCGGCCGAATTGGGCCTGGTCGCGGCACCGGTGGAGACGGACGCGGGGGGCGGGGTGCTCCTGCGCTGA
- a CDS encoding ADP-ribosylglycohydrolase family protein, giving the protein MNDGVDTARESLEGLVLGDAFGQSWFVRDAEAGERWLAGREVRPGPWKWTDDGAMGLVLHAHLVRYGEVRPAELAAAFAAEYARDAYRQYGASMHEVLERIGAGEDWRAVTGGQFGGQGSWGNGAAMRVAPLGAFFHGNVDTVVEQARRSALATHAHPEAVAGAVAVAVAAALAAAGRGGPAPQRPEFLREVAGRVQPGQVRDLLLTAAGLPAATTVREAAELLGSGWRISAPDTVPFALWCAAGQPDDVAEALWRTLEGWGDRDTTCAIVGGVVAARAGLSGVPADWRSRAEPARIPDADE; this is encoded by the coding sequence ATGAACGACGGGGTGGACACGGCCAGGGAGAGCCTGGAGGGGCTGGTGCTCGGGGACGCCTTCGGGCAGAGCTGGTTCGTCCGGGACGCCGAGGCCGGTGAGCGGTGGCTGGCCGGGCGCGAGGTGCGTCCGGGGCCGTGGAAGTGGACGGACGACGGGGCGATGGGGCTCGTGCTGCACGCGCACCTGGTCCGGTACGGGGAGGTCCGCCCGGCGGAGCTGGCCGCGGCCTTCGCCGCCGAGTACGCGCGGGACGCCTACCGGCAGTACGGGGCCTCGATGCACGAGGTGCTGGAGCGGATCGGGGCCGGGGAGGACTGGCGGGCCGTCACGGGCGGGCAGTTCGGCGGCCAGGGCTCGTGGGGCAACGGGGCGGCGATGCGGGTGGCTCCGCTCGGGGCCTTCTTCCACGGGAACGTGGACACGGTGGTGGAGCAGGCGCGGCGGTCGGCGCTGGCCACGCACGCGCACCCGGAGGCGGTGGCCGGTGCGGTCGCCGTGGCGGTGGCGGCGGCACTGGCGGCCGCGGGCCGGGGCGGTCCGGCGCCGCAGCGGCCGGAGTTCCTGCGGGAGGTGGCCGGCCGGGTGCAGCCGGGCCAGGTGCGGGACCTGCTGCTGACGGCGGCCGGACTGCCGGCCGCGACCACCGTGCGGGAGGCGGCGGAGCTGCTCGGCTCGGGGTGGCGGATCTCGGCGCCGGACACGGTGCCGTTCGCGCTGTGGTGCGCCGCCGGGCAGCCGGACGACGTGGCCGAGGCGCTGTGGCGCACGCTGGAGGGCTGGGGCGACCGCGACACCACGTGCGCGATCGTCGGCGGCGTCGTGGCCGCCCGCGCGGGCCTGTCCGGCGTCCCGGCCGACTGGCGGTCACGTGCCGAGCCGGCCCGGATCCCCGACGCGGACGAGTAA